The Nitrospira sp. sequence CCCAGCGCACGATCCTGGTGATTCACCCTGGCGGACTGGGTGATGTGTTGCTGTCGATTGGTGCAATGGCCGTCCTGCGGAGTGCCTTCCCGCAACACAAGATGATCCTGCTCGCGGGGTCTGACGTAGGGCATCTACTGGGTCAGTGCGGGGTGATCGATCAATCTTTGCCGATCGAATCAAGCCGGTTCAGCGCGCTGTTTTCCGGAAGGGTGCAGATTTCAGATCTACCGCATGACCTCTTGAGGCGATGCGATCTTGTGGTTGGATGGCTGAGTGATCGGGATGGTTCGATCCGGCGTGGGCTCCAGGAGGTGGGAGTTCCACGTGTGATGTTGCAATCGCCGGCTGATGCCGGGGGGCATCACCAAAGCGATCGGTTTCTGGAGACGCTAAAGGGGGAATTTCCGGTCGGTGCGAACCCTTCCATCCGTCTCCGTCTTCCCGATCAGGTGCTGCAGGCGGGGATGGACGCACTTCGTGCCGTCGGGATCGAACAAACGGCGCCTCTGATCATGTGCCACCCGGGAAGCGGAAGCACGCACAAGTGTGTGCGAGCGGAGACGTGGGGCATGCTTATTCGGGGATGTCAGGCGAAGCGGTTCTTACCTGTGATGGTGCTAGGGCCTGCTGATGAGCAAGCCGAGGCCGCCATCCAGGCTCTGGGTCTTCCGGGAATGTTGATGCTTCGCCCTCCGTCCATCACGATGCTTGCCGCGATCCTGGCGCAGGCACAGGGGTATATCGGCCACGATTCTGGCGTGACCCACCTGGCTGCCCTCCTGGGCGTGCCGACGGTGGCGATGTTCGGGCCAACCGATGAGCGGCAATGGGCTCCGCGCGGGGAGCAAGTGACTGTCGTGAGGGGAGGAGGCTGCTTGTGCGTAGGCTGGGACGCGGTGCGAGTCTGTGCGGCAAAGTCTTGTCTGAATGTGATGCCGGAGAAGGTTTTCGAGGCGCTTGATACCGTCGATTTTCGCTACCGTCGGGTAACAAATTCCTGACGCCTCACCTTGTCACACTATGTACCATATGCTACAGTGCAAAATTGTTTTTCTCTTTCTTCTCTAAGGACTTAGGAGATTTTGTGACGCAGGGGCTTGTGCAAGAACAGGTGGCGAATGCGGTCCAGGGAGCTCTCTCTGACGCAAAGGCGAAGGGGCAGTTGAAAATCGAGTCCTGGCCTACCGTCACCCTGGATGCGCCCAAGCGTCCGGAGTGGGGTGACCTTGCCACTACTGTTGCCATGTCTCTCGCGGCCTCAGAGAAACGCGCACCCCATGACATTGCTCAGATCATTGCCGATAATCTGTTGACCCGCGATCAATTATTCGAGCGAGTTGAGATCGTCCGGCCAGGTTTTCTCAACCTGACCGTCAAGCCTGCCATCTGGTTAGAAGTTTTGCGGGACATCGAGCGGAAAGGCGCGGCCTACGGCACGTCGGTGGTCGGAGTCGGGAAGCGCGTGTTGGTCGAATATGTCAGTGCCAATCCCACCGGGCCGCTTCATGTGGGGCATGGGCGAGGCGCCGCGGTTGGTCAAGCATTGGCACGGCTGCTGAGAGCGGTCGGATACGACGTGGTCAGTGAATACTACATCAATGACGCCGGCCGACAGATGAAACTCCTGGGCGCTTCCGTGTACGCACGGTTGCAGGAGCTTGCGGGGACGCCCGTCACGTTTCCGGAAGACGGTTACCACGGCGAGTATATCCGTCTTGCGGCTGAACAGATTCAGGAGTCAGACGGGGCGACGCTGGCGACGATGTCTCCGGTGGAGGCCGAGCAACGCTGTCGTGATCTGGCCTATCGGACCCTGCTGCAGCGCATTCGTGAAGATCTGTCGATGTTAGGCATTGAGTTTGAGTCCTGGTTCAGCGAAGCCTCGCTCATTGAGTCCGGCGCCGTCGAGCGGGCTTTCGCAGAGCTAAAGAGTCAGGACCTCTTATTTGAGGAGGACGGGGCCTGGTGGTTTCGGTCGTCCCGATTCGGTGATGAAAAGGATCGCGTCGTCCGCAAAAAGGACGGCGAATGTACCTACCTC is a genomic window containing:
- the argS gene encoding arginine--tRNA ligase — encoded protein: MTQGLVQEQVANAVQGALSDAKAKGQLKIESWPTVTLDAPKRPEWGDLATTVAMSLAASEKRAPHDIAQIIADNLLTRDQLFERVEIVRPGFLNLTVKPAIWLEVLRDIERKGAAYGTSVVGVGKRVLVEYVSANPTGPLHVGHGRGAAVGQALARLLRAVGYDVVSEYYINDAGRQMKLLGASVYARLQELAGTPVTFPEDGYHGEYIRLAAEQIQESDGATLATMSPVEAEQRCRDLAYRTLLQRIREDLSMLGIEFESWFSEASLIESGAVERAFAELKSQDLLFEEDGAWWFRSSRFGDEKDRVVRKKDGECTYLASDIAYHRDKLQRGYDLLIDVWGADHHGYIPRMQGVIQAYGHPKERLQVVLVQLVKLLRGGVEVKMSKRSGEFITMREVIDEVGVDAAMFFFLMRDSNTHLDFDLELAKQRSSDNPVYYVQYVHARIASLWRVAAARGIACPTAAEADLTVLTDPDELALIRKLSMFPEVLEASALAFEPHRLTYYLQQLAALLHTFYNKHRILPPAADLETGDAPVAEEISPKTTAARLVLMRAVQQVVKNGLTVLGISAPEQM
- a CDS encoding glycosyltransferase family 9 protein, with product MPASQRTILVIHPGGLGDVLLSIGAMAVLRSAFPQHKMILLAGSDVGHLLGQCGVIDQSLPIESSRFSALFSGRVQISDLPHDLLRRCDLVVGWLSDRDGSIRRGLQEVGVPRVMLQSPADAGGHHQSDRFLETLKGEFPVGANPSIRLRLPDQVLQAGMDALRAVGIEQTAPLIMCHPGSGSTHKCVRAETWGMLIRGCQAKRFLPVMVLGPADEQAEAAIQALGLPGMLMLRPPSITMLAAILAQAQGYIGHDSGVTHLAALLGVPTVAMFGPTDERQWAPRGEQVTVVRGGGCLCVGWDAVRVCAAKSCLNVMPEKVFEALDTVDFRYRRVTNS